The sequence below is a genomic window from Paenibacillus sp. DCT19.
CTTTGGTAACGACCGAGGCTTTGCCGCCGAGACCCATCTCCTCCAGCAGTTCCAGCATAAGGTCAAGCACCTTCGCCACTTTGATAAATACAATCGTATCGTGATGCTCAATCGCTTGTCGCATGGCCTCTTTGTCCGCTGTAGCTGGGATAATGCCCACCTGCTCGTCACCATCCGCCAGATGGATATCCAGCGCTGCCGCTGCACCTAGTACGGAGGAGATCCCCGGAATAGAAGAGATTGGCACTTCAGGGTGCAACTCGCGCATCAGACGTGCCAAGTGAATAAATGTGCTGTATAGATTCGGGTCTCCTTCGGTCACAAAAGCAACGTCTTTCCCTTCCTTGAGCGCACCCCAACATGCCTCAACGGTTTTACCCCATTCACGCTCCAGTACAACAGGGTCTTTCGTCATCGGGAAGATCAGACCAAGCATTTCCTTCTCTTCTGGATTCACGTACAACTCCACGATCTCATGGGCGTAGGATTTACCACCCTTGCGTTTCTTCGGATAAGCGACTACAGGGCATTCCCTGATCATACGGTATGCTTTGACGGTAATCAGCTCCGGGTCACCTGGCCCCACACCCACGCCATATAGTGTGCCTACTGCTCCCATGCTCATGTTGTTATCCCCCTTGTTCTGTCCTTCAACGATCATTCTGCCGCTCCTGCTGTTGTTCCCGCTGCTGGTGCTTCTGTGTTCTCAGAAACAACATACTGTCCTGTAATCACATAAATCGGGTTCAATCCGTCAAAACGAGTCATGTTCAAAATCGGCTTGCTACGCGCCGTCTGAAGCAACGTCACCGATGCGTCCATGCCTGCTTCGCGCATCGCCTTCATGCTGTCATGCAGCGTCTCAATTGTCGCTGCATTCACTACGATGCGTCCCGCTGGGCGCAGCCGGGACGCACATAGGGCGATCAGCTGCGCGAGTTCTCCGCCGCTGCCGCCGATGAACACCGCATCCGGATTCGGTAGTTCGTCCAGCCCTGCTGGTGCTTTGGCATGAAGGACGGTAAAGTCCGTCCGGAATTTCACTCGATTGGCCTCGATGTTGACGAGGTCACCTTCATTTTTTTCAATAGCGAAGACTTGTCCCTTCGGAGCGAGCCGTGTGCACTCTACAGCAACCGACCCTGAACCTGCGCCAATATCCCAGACAACGCTATCCTCTGCGAGCTGCAGTTCGGATAAGCTGAACACACGCACTTCGCGCTTCGTGATTAGGCCTTTCTCCGGCTTGCGCTGGTGGAACTCTTCATCCGCGAAGCCAAACCCTTTGCGTGGTGCTGGTGCATCTTTGCGGCGCAGCAAAATCACGACGTTCAGCGGACTGCATTCGGCTGCCGCCAGCTCGTCCAATGTATAATGACGGGCACGCTCATCTTCCGCGCCCAGATTCTCAGCCACGTAGGCGTCATATTCGGTCATGCCGAATTGTTGCAGATAAGCTGCAATGGCCGCCGGGCTGTTCTGCTCATCGGTGAGCAGCGCAACTTTGGCTTTGCCATCGATGCGCTGTGCGAGCCCCTTGAGCGGACGCCCGTGCACACTTTCGAGCACGGCGTCCTGCCAGCTCTCGCCGAGCTGGGCAAATGCGAGCTGCAGTGAGCTCAGATGAGGTCGGATCTGCAATTGATCCGAGCCAAGCTTACGCGCCAGATACCCGGCAATGCCGTAGAACAGCGGGTCTCCTGAAGCCAGCACAACGATATGGTGTGTGGCTTGAAGCGCTTTTATTTTCACAACGAGGTCACTTAAACCACTCTTAATCGCAAGCTTCTCGCCTTCAAATGCAGGGAAATATTGCAGTAAACGTTCACCGCCAACAAGTACGTTAGCTGCTTGGATAATGTTCAAACATTCGGCTGTCAGCCCCGCTGCGCCGTCTTCGCCTATGCCAATAATGTGGATTTTATGATCCTTTGCTCCAGTTGTTGTCGTCAAGTTCACTGATTTCCGCCCTCCCAAGTTCCATTCCTTTCATCGTTACCAATACCACTTCCACCGTCATGCCACCGCCCGCATGCTCCAGACAGTGCCGACAGGCATATGTACATAACCGCTCAAAATAGGGCAAATACCCTGCTTCGGTCATCATATCCGCTACCTGAGTCGCCGTGTTGGCTTCCTCGATCGCTTGCGCCAGCTCGTCTCCGGCTCCCGTCTCCCGAGCGACGGACGCAAGAAATCCAAAATCCACCGGCGCACTCTTGGAATGCACCATCATGACACCTTGTGCCACCTTGGCAAACTTACCGGGCATGCCGACCAGACTGATACGTTTCATCCCTAACCGCTTGCCATGCTTGATCGCGAACCCGACAAAATCGCCCATCTGAATAAAGGCTTCCTCTGGCAATTCGGGCATCATCTTCATCGCGTATTTCTCACTGCTGCCCCCAGTGGTGAGGACGATATGATCGCAACCGGAAGCCTGGGCTACCGAGATGGCCTGTACCACGCTGGCTTTGTACGCCGATGTGGAGAAAGGTACAACCACGCCCCGTGTACCCAGAATCGAGATACCACCGAGAATGCCAAGCCGGGAATTCAGCGTTTTCTTCGCGATTTCTTCCCCGTCTGGCACGCTGATGACCACACGCACCCCTCGCGCTGTGCCGTGTTCGGCCAGAACCTGCGTTACCGCTTCGGTGATCATGCGGCGCGGAACGGGATTAATCGCTGCTTCGCCCACTGGAACAGGCAATCCTGGCTTCGTCACACGCCCAACGCCGATCCCGCCGTCCAGCTCCATCCCAGGCTCATCTCGCCAGGATACGTGGGCAATAATCTTCGCGAGATGTGTTGCGTCCGGATCATCTCCGGCATCCTTAATCGTGGCACAGGTTGCCACCCCATCCTCTAACCCTTGCTCGATCAGTTCGAACGAGTGGTCAAAGCCCGCAGGAAGGGACACGACAGCTTGTTCAGGCACCGTTCCGGTTAGTAGTAACTGCGTTGCCCCTTTGGCAACGGCTGTGGCACACGCCCCTGTGGTGAAGCCAGATCGCATCGGTTTGTCGGGATCGGGTGCTTCACCGCTTTTCATGCGTTTCTTCTCCATGGTCTCTGACCTCCCGTCCTTTCTTATCATTTAAATTGTCGGATGTACTTGAGGTAACTACGTTTGCCGCAGAAGGGGGAGACTCCGGGGTGGCCGCTCCGAGAACGGATCGTTCTTTCGATCGCCGTTGTCCCCAGATTTCTTTGATTCCCCCTTATACTAAGGGAGAAATCCGGGGACAAATGCGACCGCTCCGCTTCTACAGAATCGATTCCGTTCCCTCCGCTACCTCCTGCGTCTCTGGCACACTTCGTTAGTACAGTACATTCCTCCAGCCCTGATTTAAATGACTAAACCTGGGCTGGAGGGCGTTTGGGGTAACTATTCATTCACCGCTGCTAGAAGTTCGCGGTGAATGGAGTTACTAATCCATAGACCTTACTGCCATTTTAAACATGGCACGTAGAGACATTACAGCCATGGATTAAAGGCTCAACCTGGGCTGGAAGGCGTCTGGGTAACTATTCATTCACCGCTACTAGAAGTTCGCGGTGAATGGAGTTACTAATCCCTAGACCTTGCTGCCATTTTAAACATGGCACGTAGAGACATTACAGCCATGGATTAAAGGCTCAACCTGGGCTGGAAGGCGCCTGAGTAACTATTCATTCACCGCTACTAGAAGTTCGCGATGAATGGAGTTACTAATCCCTAGACCTTGCTGCCATTTTAACCATGGCACGTAGAGACATTACAGTCATGGATTGAAGGCTCAACCTGGGCTGGAAGGCGCCTGAGTAACTATTCATTCACCGCTACTAGAAGTTCGCGGTGAATGGAGTTACTAATCCATAGACCTTACTGCCATTTTAACCATGGCACGTAGAGACATTACAGCCATGGATTAAAGGCTCAACCTTGGCTGGAAGGCGCCTGGGTAACTATTCATTCACCGCTGCTAGAAGTTCGCGGTGAATGGAGTTACTAATTTACAAACCTGGCTAACACTTTAACCATGGCGATAACTCGTTATTTCAAACTTTGTATTTGACGAAACAGTGAGTCGCCACGAGTAATTAAACAAGAACTATTAGGATTTCATTGCCATGATTGAGATTGCGTTGAGGGCAGCGACGACGATGGTACTGCCGCCTTTGCGGCCAATATTCGTGATAAACGGAATATCCAGCTTGCGCAGCTCGTCCTTCGACTCAGCAGCGGACACGAATCCTACAGGCATACCAATGATCAAGCCTGGCTTCGCTTCGCCTTCTTTAACCAGACGGATCAGTTCCAGCAGTGCAGTTGGTGCATTACCAATCGCATAGATTCCACCTTCGTAGGCTTGAGTGGCTTTACGCGTAGAGATAATGGCACGCGTTGTATTTAACCGTTTCGCTTCCTCCATCACGTCTGGATCAGAGATATGTACATGCACGTCTCCGCCGAAGCTGCGAATACGGTCTTTGCTCACTCCCGCTTGAATCATCTGTACATCGGCAATGACGGATTGACCAGCACGCAGTGCTGCAATCCCGGCTTGGATTGCATCAGGGTGAAATACCATGCTCCGGCCCAGTTCAAAGTCAGCAGATGCGTGAATGACACGTTGCACGACTGGGTACTGCTCGTCCGTGAACGGATGCTCGCCCAGCTCCTCGGTGATCATCTCGAAGCTTTTTCCTTCAATTTCCTGCGGCTGTACTGTCAGCGGTTTGAAATCTGTTTTGAAATCCATCATGTACTCACTCCTATAAAGGGATTATGAAATTCATTCATTTAAAATTAAATTTTGAAAATTTGGACTATATGTGCGTAATCAAAAGCGGACTTTTTGAACAAGCTCTGTATGTGCGGATTATGGCACCAGTACACGGCTCAGCTCACTTAGTACACCATCAAATTCATCAAATACCGTTCCAAACTCCGCCTCAGGGCGTGAGATCAGCACCACATGAATGCCCAGTTCTAACGCAGATTGGATTTTCTCATCAACGGCTCCGGTTTTGCCGCTTTCCTTGGTGACCATAACGGTTGTGGCATAGTGCTTGTACAACGCTTCATTCATCTCACGTGAAAATGGCCCCTGCATCGCAATAATATTGCGCTGTTCCATCCCTAGCTCATTGCATTTCTCCATATTATCGAGACGCGGAAGCATGCGAGCAACGAGACGAATATCCGGATCTCCAAGCAGATGCTTCGTGAAAATTTGTAGCGTCTTGCTACCCGTCGTTAGCATGACAGAGCCTTTAAGCTCCTTCGCTTTTAACGCCGCTTCATCATACGAAGAAACCACATGTAACAACGGATGATCGTCGTAGGCAAGTCCTGTACGCTCGTAACGAATGTATGGAATGCCTGCTTGTTTGGCCGCCTCCATTGCATTGGCATGTGCCTCTTCAGCAAATGGATGGCTCGCGTCTACAATGGCTCGACTTCCTTGGTTTTGCACCAGTTCTACCATCGCTGGAATCGTCAAACGACCTGTACGTACCGGCAAACCTGCCTCAGACAGACTATTCGCCGCGCTCTCTGTCACCACAGATGTCAGTACCTCTGTACCTTGCTGCTGAATTTGTAATGCGAGCTCCCGCGCATCGCTTGTTCCACATAACATGAAGATCATGAGCCCTTCACCTGCTCCTCCGCTACAGCAATCTGTGCGTTAGTTGTCGTCTCATCTGCTCCGGCAGGCGAAGGCGCATCAACGTGGTGACCCGTAATAATTTCTTGTTCGTGATGAGTATGATGTAACTCGCCATCGTGATCGTGATGGAAATCGGGCGCCAACTTCTGACCAGCGTTATCAATATTCTTCTCGTGTTCATCTACCGCATGCAGATGCAGATGCTCATGGTGCTCATGAGTGTGATCGTGAGCATGTCCATGATCGTGTGCGTGATCATGGGTCTCTTCGTGATGATGTGTATGCACATGATCATGGTGATGATGGTCATGCCCGTGATCGTGATGATGGTGATCATGGTCATGGTGATGATCGTGGTCGTGGTCGTGATCATGATCGTGGTGATGATGGTGATGTTTCGCCGCTTCCAGTCTGAACTGGCAATTGTCACAGTTGGCAGCTACACGTCCATTTAAGCCTTCGTTGGCTCGCTCCAGTACCACTTCCACCAATTGTGGATGTAAACCGAAATATCCTCCGATCTCCACCTGAACATCTGGATGTGCTGCTGCGAATTCTGCAGTCATCTCATCAATACGTTTAATAAGCACACCTGTGAACAGGAAATACGGCATCACGATAATTTTTTTGGCTCCAAGCAGAAGGCAACGTTGCAGTCCATCCGGGAAGGAAGGCTGCGTTACACCGATGAAGCTGCTCTCTGCCCACTTGTAGGGCAACTTCTCCCACAACATACGAGTCATTTTGAAAAAGTCACTATTCGCATCAGGGTCACTACTGCCGCGTCCAAGCACCAGGATTGCAGTCTCTTCATCGGTTGCAACCGGTGCAGTCGCTACAGCCGTTCCCCCGCCGGAATTTGCAGATACAGGCTGTGCTTCCTTCAAACGGGTTTGCATAATCTGAATGACCTTCTCGTGCACACCGATCGGACGTCCATAGATGAATTCCACTTGCTGATAACGCGCTTTGGCGCGGTCAATGGCATTTGGAATATCGATTTTGGCATGACCCGCTGCAAACAAAATAATCGGTACAAGCACAACGCGAGTCGCACCCTTTTCTACACATGCCGTTACGCCTTGAGCAATACCTGGTTTAGCCAACTCCAAAAAACAAGTTTCCACAATCGTATTCTCAGGTGCTCTCTCTGCCACCGAGTTTGCAAACTCCATTAACTCCCGGTTTCCCTCAGGATCACGGCTACCATGCCCCACCAGTAATATCGCATTCATCTCCGGTTAATTCCTCCCCAGCCTGATCTTCAGATCTAGGCATCTCATCAATTCGTATTTGTATTCCATTCATCGCACATCGCCAATCGCATGTTTCTGAAAAATAGACCTTTTTCATAACACACACATATAGCCTTGTGAGTTCTTGTCTGTTTGCGCAGAAGACTAGTCACCACAGATTGGATTAACTTCCACCGTAACGGGTGCATCCACATGACGGAAGCCTTGAATCACGCCAACACGTTTGAAAAATTTATGAAAACGCTCATTCGGATGTCCTTTTTCCCGATACTCCGCGACAATCCGTTCCACGATGCCACCAATCTCATCCCCCTTAATGCCTTCAGCCACAGGTTGTGCAGGGTGAGCATTACGTCCAAACTTCTTACCGCCAAGGAACAGGTCATACCCGCCTTTGCGATACACAATTCCGATATCTTCAAGCACCGCACCATAACAAGCCATTCCGCAGCCATTGAGGGCAACGCT
It includes:
- a CDS encoding precorrin-8X methylmutase — translated: MDFKTDFKPLTVQPQEIEGKSFEMITEELGEHPFTDEQYPVVQRVIHASADFELGRSMVFHPDAIQAGIAALRAGQSVIADVQMIQAGVSKDRIRSFGGDVHVHISDPDVMEEAKRLNTTRAIISTRKATQAYEGGIYAIGNAPTALLELIRLVKEGEAKPGLIIGMPVGFVSAAESKDELRKLDIPFITNIGRKGGSTIVVAALNAISIMAMKS
- the cobK gene encoding precorrin-6A reductase yields the protein MIFMLCGTSDARELALQIQQQGTEVLTSVVTESAANSLSEAGLPVRTGRLTIPAMVELVQNQGSRAIVDASHPFAEEAHANAMEAAKQAGIPYIRYERTGLAYDDHPLLHVVSSYDEAALKAKELKGSVMLTTGSKTLQIFTKHLLGDPDIRLVARMLPRLDNMEKCNELGMEQRNIIAMQGPFSREMNEALYKHYATTVMVTKESGKTGAVDEKIQSALELGIHVVLISRPEAEFGTVFDEFDGVLSELSRVLVP
- a CDS encoding cobalt-precorrin-5B (C(1))-methyltransferase, which gives rise to MEKKRMKSGEAPDPDKPMRSGFTTGACATAVAKGATQLLLTGTVPEQAVVSLPAGFDHSFELIEQGLEDGVATCATIKDAGDDPDATHLAKIIAHVSWRDEPGMELDGGIGVGRVTKPGLPVPVGEAAINPVPRRMITEAVTQVLAEHGTARGVRVVISVPDGEEIAKKTLNSRLGILGGISILGTRGVVVPFSTSAYKASVVQAISVAQASGCDHIVLTTGGSSEKYAMKMMPELPEEAFIQMGDFVGFAIKHGKRLGMKRISLVGMPGKFAKVAQGVMMVHSKSAPVDFGFLASVARETGAGDELAQAIEEANTATQVADMMTEAGYLPYFERLCTYACRHCLEHAGGGMTVEVVLVTMKGMELGRAEISELDDNNWSKGS
- the cobI gene encoding precorrin-2 C(20)-methyltransferase; amino-acid sequence: MSMGAVGTLYGVGVGPGDPELITVKAYRMIRECPVVAYPKKRKGGKSYAHEIVELYVNPEEKEMLGLIFPMTKDPVVLEREWGKTVEACWGALKEGKDVAFVTEGDPNLYSTFIHLARLMRELHPEVPISSIPGISSVLGAAAALDIHLADGDEQVGIIPATADKEAMRQAIEHHDTIVFIKVAKVLDLMLELLEEMGLGGKASVVTKVTSPYELIWRDARELKGQELEYLSLMVVSK
- the cbiE gene encoding precorrin-6y C5,15-methyltransferase (decarboxylating) subunit CbiE gives rise to the protein MNLTTTTGAKDHKIHIIGIGEDGAAGLTAECLNIIQAANVLVGGERLLQYFPAFEGEKLAIKSGLSDLVVKIKALQATHHIVVLASGDPLFYGIAGYLARKLGSDQLQIRPHLSSLQLAFAQLGESWQDAVLESVHGRPLKGLAQRIDGKAKVALLTDEQNSPAAIAAYLQQFGMTEYDAYVAENLGAEDERARHYTLDELAAAECSPLNVVILLRRKDAPAPRKGFGFADEEFHQRKPEKGLITKREVRVFSLSELQLAEDSVVWDIGAGSGSVAVECTRLAPKGQVFAIEKNEGDLVNIEANRVKFRTDFTVLHAKAPAGLDELPNPDAVFIGGSGGELAQLIALCASRLRPAGRIVVNAATIETLHDSMKAMREAGMDASVTLLQTARSKPILNMTRFDGLNPIYVITGQYVVSENTEAPAAGTTAGAAE
- a CDS encoding sirohydrochlorin chelatase, with the translated sequence MNAILLVGHGSRDPEGNRELMEFANSVAERAPENTIVETCFLELAKPGIAQGVTACVEKGATRVVLVPIILFAAGHAKIDIPNAIDRAKARYQQVEFIYGRPIGVHEKVIQIMQTRLKEAQPVSANSGGGTAVATAPVATDEETAILVLGRGSSDPDANSDFFKMTRMLWEKLPYKWAESSFIGVTQPSFPDGLQRCLLLGAKKIIVMPYFLFTGVLIKRIDEMTAEFAAAHPDVQVEIGGYFGLHPQLVEVVLERANEGLNGRVAANCDNCQFRLEAAKHHHHHHDHDHDHDHDHHHDHDHHHHDHGHDHHHHDHVHTHHHEETHDHAHDHGHAHDHTHEHHEHLHLHAVDEHEKNIDNAGQKLAPDFHHDHDGELHHTHHEQEIITGHHVDAPSPAGADETTTNAQIAVAEEQVKGS